The DNA segment GTAAAAAACTCAATTTCTTCCTCAATGTCTTCATAAAATTCGGAAGTGTCAAAGCTTTTGTGAAGTGATATGGGAATCATGTATTGTGAGGACATGTGTACAGTTGCGCCACGATAGAAACCTCCTTCTTCCTTTCCAAAGGAGAGATTATGTAAGCAGTGGGGAATGGACCCAGACAAAAAGTTTCTTGAGAGATCTAATAAGCTGATGTAGTTTTGCTGACACAACCAATTTGGAATGAGGCCACTTAAATGATTTTCTCCTAATAAAAGAACTCTCAAGTCATTTTGAAACTCACCAGTGTTATTAGGAATGGTGCCTGACAACTCGTTATTGCTCAAGTCTAATACCTTCAGTGTCGAAATATTGAGCAAAGCTTCTGGTATTGAACCAATGAATCTGTTACCTTGCAAATTTATTTGTTCTAAATAATTTCCATGGAAGAAAGAAGGTAATGGCCCAGAAAAATAGTTGTGAGAAAGGTCTAGGTACTCGACTGAAAGAAGTTCCTTTGAAATAGGACCTTCAAAAAAATTATTATGTAAATTGACATAACGTAGAGATGTGAAGTTACCCATCCAGTGTGGAATCTCACCATGCAATCGGTTGTTGCTCAAGTCTAACCATTGAATCCTTGGGCCACTCATTTGGAGACTAAAATTGGGGAGTAAGCTTGCTAGAGTTCCCTCAAATTGGTTGTCATTCAATTGCAGAACACTAAATCGAGTGATGTTAAATATCACTATTTGACCATGGAAGTTATTATGAGATAGCTTCAAATATGTCAAGGAAATGCAACTTGAAAGCAATTCCTCTGGTACTTCCCCTGAGAAGTTGTTATGAGACAAATCTAAAGCCATCAATTTACAGTCATCGCCAacagaaaaaagaaaatcaccttGAAAATGATTTATGGCTAAATTAAGATATCTCATGTTCGGAAGCATCTTTGTGCCAATTTCTTGAAGCTGCCCATTGAAAGAATTATTCTCAAGATTTAGGGTCTGAAGTCCTCCATTGTTCTCAAGCAACCAATTAGGAAACCTTCCTTTTACTTTGTTGTGAGACAAGTCGAGTGCTTCCAATTTGAATTGATAAAAGAGAAACTCAGGAATACTGTCGAGACCACAACTTTGCATTATAAGAACCTTTAACTGAAATGATGGAATCCAACCAGTCTCAAACGTAATGTTGTTGCCACTTAATATAACTACCTCAAGGCTGGAATAATTAGCCAATAAATTGAATGAGAATAAGCCCTCAAAAAGATTACTGCTAAGATCAATATATTCGAGGGAGGACTTGAAGTTAGCTGGCGAAGATGAAGGAATGTTTTTGAATGAGAATATGCCTTCAAAACGATTATAGCTAAGATCAATAAATTTGAGGTTAGCTGGCCAAGATGAAGGAATGTGCCCTGTTAATTGGTTTCCAGACAGATCTAAGATTGTGAGAGATGTCAAATTGTCAAGGCATTGAGGAAGACTACCCCCAAATTCGTTATAGCTGAGGTCTAACTCTTGAAGACCCTTCAAGCCACACAAACCTATATAACAAAGGATTAACATAAAAATCATTGCAATTGATAataacaaaattgaaattttgatttcagATAAACTTACTTTGATTTGGTAAAGAGCCATTGAGTTTGTTGTAGTATAAAGATAATACTTTGAGGGAAGGTGGAGTCCACATATATTCAGGAATACTTCCAGTAAATTCATTTTCCATCAAATTCAAAATCTCTAAACTTTTGAAAGTTGATAATTCTGTATAAAGAAAATAATAGATTTAGATATAAGTTAGTtgaatattaaaatttagaaGCACTATTttcatcacaattcacaacaataaaattaatgattataaataaaataactaGCCATAGTTTATGGGATTACTAAATAGCTTTGTTATTAGATTTGGCAAAGGCTTAAGCGAGTTTTATATATATGTGACAATTAACAATTTTCTACAATTAAATGTGGATTttatgggattttttttttcatataaaattttatagaaattctatTGTGATTATATATCTATAATCTGTCAAGGGGTGAATTTTTAAGCTGATATAAAtatcttgatttttaatttttaataaaatcttataaaacgaattaaatattcaatttctttttagtataataactttattatttataaaaagaaaTCTTGTGCAGGTGAAACTCTATACAGAAATACGTTTGCTTATAAACTATAATTTTGAACAAGTAACGGTTTTTCCTTCCATAAGGAAaagatatttatttttttatttcattatttattaattttagcatAAATATGATATAATGTAATTACAATACATGATTTGTATTTACGCCTTGTTGATATTAtatcaataaaataaatataatattaaaattatattttaattttaatagttGCTATTAAAATTTATAGAATTCCTCAATTAcatgatttattaaaaaaattttgtcgCTGAAGAATTAACAAACCTTCCAGACTTCAATTTATATACTAATTATCCTATTTACATATAAAAgtgtatttaaaaaatatataatcctaaactttaactaattattaCTTCCTAATATAATTACTTtcctattaaaatatttttatttaaa comes from the Hevea brasiliensis isolate MT/VB/25A 57/8 unplaced genomic scaffold, ASM3005281v1 Scaf612, whole genome shotgun sequence genome and includes:
- the LOC110647838 gene encoding receptor-like protein 13, translated to MELAILAKCLLLGLVILWIQIHGNKGCFETERLALLDFKEFVGSNGLDVDYLLSSWVDNSMSDCCKWERVMCNSTTGHVTELSLNNTRQYDIESISFYDDENIWFIKFSMFQQLKELRSLNLSYNRIGGFIDDTNFETLSELKKLEVLDLSANYFNNSILSPLSNLTSLKTLILSDNIMEGSFPIQELISDLKNLESLDVSWNRFNSTLPFQDFKSNFSKVSKLKYLDLSSNNFNNGILSFSSIFPSVETLDLSDNNLEGPLSYKDLVKLKNLTVLSLRGNNLNGTPPLQKLSNLKNLKSLDVSGNRFHSTLPFQELSTFKSLEILNLMENEFTGSIPEYMWTPPSLKVLSLYYNKLNGSLPNQSLCGLKGLQELDLSYNEFGGSLPQCLDNLTSLTILDLSGNQLTGHIPSSWPANLKFIDLSYNRFEGIFSFKNIPSSSPANFKSSLEYIDLSSNLFEGLFSFNLLANYSSLEVVILSGNNITFETGWIPSFQLKVLIMQSCGLDSIPEFLFYQFKLEALDLSHNKVKGRFPNWLLENNGGLQTLNLENNSFNGQLQEIGTKMLPNMRYLNLAINHFQGDFLFSVGDDCKLMALDLSHNNFSGEVPEELLSSCISLTYLKLSHNNFHGQIVIFNITRFSVLQLNDNQFEGTLASLLPNFSLQMSGPRIQWLDLSNNRLHGEIPHWMGNFTSLRYVNLHNNFFEGPISKELLSVEYLDLSHNYFSGPLPSFFHGNYLEQINLQGNRFIGSIPEALLNISTLKVLDLSNNELSGTIPNNTGEFQNDLRVLLLGENHLSGLIPNWLCQQNYISLLDLSRNFLSGSIPHCLHNLSFGKEEGGFYRGATVHMSSQYMIPISLHKSFDTSEFYEDIEEEIEFFTKYRASTYKNNALNYMSGLDLSVNSLTGEIPFKLGELSQIHALNLSHNQLIGSIPISFSNLSQIESLDLSYNNLSGEIPSKLIDLNFLEVFSVAHNNLSGKIPDMKGQFSTFESNSYEGNPFLCGPQVERKCNDNNVESPSSQVESRHGESGKWYEIDRGAFLVCFSVTFIISFLAAITFLYVHPYWQQSLIYHSKEYMFSCYYFLFDILLNLYIYFVSLINVISS